From Magnolia sinica isolate HGM2019 chromosome 13, MsV1, whole genome shotgun sequence, one genomic window encodes:
- the LOC131223274 gene encoding V-type proton ATPase subunit c''1 yields the protein MASSSSWSRALVQISPYTFAAIGIAISIGVSVLGAAWGIYITGSSLIGAAVKAPRITSKNLISVIFCEAVAIYGVIVAIILQTKLESVPASQIHAPESLRAGYAIFASGIIVGFANLVCGLCVGIIGSSCALSDAQNSTLFVKILVIEIFGSALGLFGVIVGIIMSAQATWPSKAG from the exons ATGGCTTCATCGAGCTCGTGGTCACGTGCACTTGTGCAGATCTCACCGTACACATTCGCCGCCATTGGAATCGCCATCTCTATCGGCGTTTCCGTCTTAGGCGCCGCTTG GGGAATATATATAACTGGAAGCAGCTTGATTGGAGCAGCGGTCAAAGCTCCTCGTATCACTTCTAAGAATCTCATTAG TGTTATTTTCTGCGAGGCTGTTGCAATATACGGTGTTATAGTGGCAATCATTTTACAAACAAAACTAGAGAGCGTGCCAGCATCCCAGATCCATGCACCGGAGTCTCTTCGAGCTGGATATGCGATTTTTGCTTCCGGGATCATCGTAGGTTTTGCTAACCTGGTCTGTGG GCTTTGTGTGGGAATAATTGGAAGCAGCTGCGCGCTATCTGATGCTCAGAATTCCACGCTTTTTGTGAAGATTTTAGTGATTGAAATCTTCGGCAGTGCACTTGGGCTGTTTGGAGTGATCGTGGGAATAATCATGTCAGCTCAAGCGACGTGGCCATCAAAGGCAGGGTGA